The Halogeometricum borinquense DSM 11551 DNA window TGTTGGTCTGCATCGAACGTAAGTACACCAGCGTCATTGAGTTTCGAGAGGTGCGTATGGTAAAGAGACGTGACCGTTCGCTCACGATCCTCAGCAGTCGTCGTCTCGCACGCAACGAGTTGGTCGGCTAGTTCTTGCAGCCCGATAGTACCGGCATGATCCATGAGAAATCGTAGAACGTCGCGTCGCTGCCTACTTATGAGTAGGTCAAACGCTGTATCTGGAGGAAACGCATTGCTGTGTGTATCTGGCTCTGACCAGTCTCTCTCTCGTTCGGTCATTATATCGTGTGTTATCTGGGACCGTCGAAAGTTGGGTTACTAGCGTACTAGCGATAGCGGATTGAATAGTCCAGTTGGGCAATAGATGTAGTGCTTCAGAGTGATCGGAGGGTATGCAGTCAGAGAGGAATGCTCAGTCTCGCTGCATCACAAAAGAAGCACCGAGTGACCTATGATTCAGTATTGAGATCTAATCCGCCGACTGCATCTTCCAGCCCATCCGCGTCAGTCGACGTTTTGACGTACTCAGAAAGAGATTGGTGTTCGTGATATTCTTCTAGGTCGTCAGTCCGCTGGAGACGAGATTCGTTCTGTTGCTCTGTTATCGTTGATTCGCCAGTAATCGCAACGAACAGATCGCGGTACTTCTGACTCCGCTGTTGCTCGGTCGTTTTTTCGCTCATTATCCCACCACGCCCCCGAGCGCTTCGATTCTCACGGAGATGTTGTAGGTCACTTGGTAGTCAAGGCTGTTCTGGGAGTTGTTCGTTATCTCGGCGTTGAGTACTGAGTGAGGCTGGTAGTTGCTCATTGTGCCAGTCTCACATCCGCAGAGGACGAAAATATAGACAATATCTAGAAGACTAGTGACCCACCGATGACCACTCGTCTGATAACGTCAGCCACACCTAGTCGAACAGTCCAATCTCATCGATCTGTTCCAGAACCTTCCGAGTCGCCTTCCGCACGTGGAGGTAGAACGTCGGTGACGTGATCCCGAGCGCATCGGCGAGTTCATCACCGGTCGAACAGCGTGGCGATTCGAAGAAGCCGGCGCGGTAGGCGAGTTCCAGAACCTCACGTTGGCGGTCGGTCAACAGTTCGTCAAGTGCGTCCTGTGTGAGATTGATCGACCGAACTGGGCGGTCAACCGAACGCTTGGCGATGAAAGTCGTATCCGGGTACGCTGCTTGAATTCCGGAGATGATCTTGCGGCTATCCGCATCCGGGGCAATCTCTCCGACAACGGTTTCGTCACCGCTCTCGATGATTGCGGATGTCACAGTCGCACCGTATTCCAGCAGCGTCGTCACCGGTGACTGACTCACCTTGTATTCGACCGTGCCGGACGTTCCGGTCGCATCGACGACACGGGGATTTTCGACCACCGGCGAGGACGAGAGCTTCGTTGCTACCGCTTCGGGTGACACTCCATCAACCGACGTATAGCAGAGGTATGCGTTTTCAGAGGTGGGTACGATTGTTTTGAGTTCGAGCCGACAGTCGAGTTCCTCGCTTACCCGAACGAAGATCGATTCCGCACTTGACGTCTTGAACTCCAGTTCGACGACGGTATCCGTATGAAGGAGCCGTTCGTTCTCTGCGGCGTAGATTGCGTGCCCGATACGTTCCCCGAGTTCACGAAGCAATCCTTGCTCGTATTCGTCAAACGCGTTCGGCCGGTCCGAGTAGACCCCGATCACACCGTAAACAGTTCCATCAAAGGCAACCGG harbors:
- a CDS encoding DUF7344 domain-containing protein, yielding MTERERDWSEPDTHSNAFPPDTAFDLLISRQRRDVLRFLMDHAGTIGLQELADQLVACETTTAEDRERTVTSLYHTHLSKLNDAGVLTFDADQQLIELEERADALKPYLELAAKDRVQADEAYPECK